One part of the Desulfovibrio aminophilus genome encodes these proteins:
- a CDS encoding lipid A deacylase LpxR family protein — translation MKTTLSALLLLCLLLPLPARAGEQAPSLARYSRDSETLILFVENDKFLGGTDEEYTNGLMLTWVSPDLTPGRDAPGQAGWVRALLDELDPWLENFPELYDPSRQRSVSLSLGQNLYTPRDVYAENPPSDQRPYAGWLYTTLALHSKDETELNTLALTLGIVGPSALGEEVQNNFHNAIGSRRSEGWSHQLHDEPGLMLTWQRNWRLIVADLPTGMGFDVLPHAGVTVGNVATHFNLGGEVRFGFNLPADFGTALIGPGGGVSAPVAVNSERLQSSRWWGFHVFAGTDGRAVARDIFLDGNTWEKSPHVSKEPFVADLLAGAALTLGDVKITYTQAWRTQEYEGQPDGFHNFGSLSIAYTF, via the coding sequence ATGAAGACGACCCTCTCCGCCCTGCTCCTGCTCTGCCTCCTGCTCCCCCTCCCGGCCCGCGCCGGGGAGCAGGCCCCGAGCCTCGCCCGTTATTCCCGCGACAGCGAAACCCTGATCCTGTTCGTGGAGAACGACAAATTTCTTGGCGGCACGGACGAGGAGTACACCAACGGCCTCATGCTCACCTGGGTCTCCCCGGACCTGACCCCCGGCCGCGACGCCCCCGGCCAGGCCGGCTGGGTCCGCGCCCTGCTGGACGAGCTGGACCCCTGGCTGGAGAACTTCCCCGAGCTCTACGACCCCTCGCGTCAGCGGTCCGTGTCCCTGTCCCTGGGCCAGAACCTCTACACCCCGCGCGACGTCTACGCCGAGAACCCGCCCAGCGACCAGCGGCCCTACGCGGGCTGGCTCTACACCACCCTGGCCCTGCACTCCAAGGACGAGACCGAGCTGAACACCCTGGCCCTGACCCTGGGCATCGTCGGCCCCTCGGCCCTGGGCGAGGAGGTCCAGAACAACTTCCACAACGCCATCGGCTCGCGCCGCTCCGAGGGCTGGAGCCACCAGCTCCACGACGAGCCCGGCCTGATGCTCACCTGGCAGCGCAACTGGCGGCTCATCGTCGCCGACCTGCCCACGGGCATGGGCTTCGACGTGCTGCCCCACGCGGGCGTCACCGTGGGCAACGTGGCCACCCATTTCAACCTCGGCGGCGAGGTCCGCTTCGGCTTCAACCTGCCCGCCGACTTCGGCACCGCCCTCATCGGGCCGGGCGGAGGCGTCAGCGCGCCCGTGGCCGTGAACTCCGAGCGCCTGCAAAGCTCCCGCTGGTGGGGCTTCCACGTCTTCGCCGGAACCGACGGCCGGGCCGTGGCCCGGGACATCTTCCTGGACGGCAACACCTGGGAGAAGAGCCCCCACGTGAGCAAGGAGCCCTTCGTGGCCGACCTCCTGGCCGGAGCCGCCCTGACCCTCGGCGACGTCAAGATCACCTACACCCAGGCCTGGCGCACCC